The following DNA comes from Miscanthus floridulus cultivar M001 chromosome 5, ASM1932011v1, whole genome shotgun sequence.
tcttcaacatcggcagggacctggccacgaattgttttgaaaattgcctttgcggggtccgagtcatctaccagttgggcggtaccttgctgtagcaagttcaggagggtttccaacttggatttagtctctgccgatattgttcccagtgcaaggaaAGAACTTGTCtcttctccatcgtcgtcagaaatgtcaatggcaaaggaaaataggctgttcggggaatcttgctcctgagagagagaaaaggagatcagttaggggtaagtatgagtattgtaaaatcagctaggttgatcggtttacctgtttcaaggcaatttcctgtgcttgactggaggaagcaacctggagtatgtcgtgtgggggatcggctgagcttgccgatgggatatcctctgtgacttcatcggtggtgggctcttgaggtatgatgaccgatgacattggggcagatgtagggatcggcatagacctttatcgttttggctgtgcttcagtatctgttaaagctttgcgctttgcttgggcatcggcaacgattggctggggggcatcgacacttgttggttgtgaagcttggacatctggtacgtttgccgatgtacccaattgttgctgcaaaacaagtgtaagatatgatatttaacagataaaatgtaaagtcaagaagctacctctgaaggttcatcgaaagaagtggtgcttgatatcggcggaattgccgatgacgatccagtagcagctcttaccccctgatgattaaggttaatacagtttgtgatcggcataagtgaaaataaacaaggttgttaccttaaatgctttgaccaaggttgtagcagcggccgatggagtagccctggatgtagccaatttggacttagaagtgatggtcttggtacgaatcttctggtgggtcaaagcggctaaggtgggagcgttgtagccgatcggcgatgttggggaaacaggccggagattgaagggtttcccacttttgctcaccgatggtgctgggttgttaacctgttacaagagaatcagttactgatatatgaagggaaaagcagaagggagttaaaggaaacttaccgcgtcgtcagggatggcatattcagggtcgatcatgtgccgatttgtgtgagcagaagttgcgaacagttgttctttccactctcgccaccattgcttatatgactcggtgatgaaagatattggtgtccaggtggatatatcaacatctgtagtatcggcatcgggggagagttgtactaccttgttccaatctgttccgcaggtgattgtttccctgggtttgatcacatcggcaaagcagagtttgattggcagttgcccaaaagccaattggcgggatactgccgatgggttgtaaaattcatatgtaatgttggtgtttttcccgctgccgaatgtgtttactggaattgccctgggagtgatgatagccatcatgagctcattatcttgattcagagtgtcatcggcaaagttgaaaagaagggggaatctgttttcttcgtcaatataaggcacccaggccctatgatcacgagaaagaccattgtagaagctttgaaagaatctgccgatttggtcttcgttggcttctgttccaggaaggacaattatggcttcaccaaaattgaggggtgagcgtgttgccgattcatcatccccaagcacatagtcttcagcaatttctcgtgggaattgttgagcaaaaaagtcccattgcaaacgtttgtgcatatgggcattcagccacatgttgataaaccaccacgggcctcccaggttgccgatgggttcgccaagcaaaagtttctgagacacttgatgaagaagatgataagtggagctcagaaggtatcggccaagaggaaaccttacgccattagccaaaagttcagctgcagggaggaaggcgttggttggtcctactgatcgaccacagaagataaatttttctaaccacatattcaggaatgtagcatgttccctctggctaagtgtcccggttttctggtattcttgaatatatcctgtccaaccgccgatgttgcgggtattcaccctatattcagactttctaccatagatggagccttcatcggcagttgagatgtccaagccagtaagcatgtggatatcggcaagggtaggagtagctgggccatgtccaaacataaaagtattggtcgtgtctgaccagaaataagcagctgcaattatcattgattcatttttctgcatatcggcaatagagagcctaatgcattggtctaaccttcgttctgcccagtatacttgcatcgatctattaaccctcaagtaccaatctttccaccctttggtggttttgggccaagatcggaatgtgtctttccacaaattcagagagaaattttgggctctaaaggggattctgttaacctctgcattgatcagatcggttggatctgggttgcccattggtccaaggcattggacgtgcggctgatcggttgggataactaatttgttgcgcagtttctaaggttatggaatccagaagacagaagaaaggaaaaatcaccaactgaatgaatttgcaaaaagatcaaagtaaaaggtaatggaagtggagcgaaccgcggggacgtcgaagttgatggccattgtcttgaggaaggtggaggtacgagccggaaacttgaagttagcgccggagaagggttcttgttggttgaggtcgcgcggttgttcgtcggagtcgccgccggagagagagaatgccaaggattggaggctgaaggtagaaaatgagggttccggagaaatctatttataagccgcccagaataagggtattttggacttatctctatgtcgcgcgcatataggtcaagacggttcagagggatatggtaactgttcgcgcgataatcaggggattgtacagatgagttgatgacaagtaattatgacttggaggggatatcgatacatgatattttaattctgaaaatggcagcattatcatgttaagatcttgccgatgggttattgtttcggtatcttaaccataatcaaggcaagagtggttggcgattgtgcgatatttactgaagtgcgtgaatcaagattagatttgattggatttgataacaaatcaagttttggcttggagaatgagttacggtaatcgggcaaaggcaagcgttatctggagtaaatttcggagcattaatggttttatactccgaaattggggggcatgtgttgacaccgttttttgcacgtgtcaaaataatcggagtggactaatcggcaaggggaaagttattgaatactttgatagccgatgaaagccagtttgtaaagatggttgccgatagctggtgatggtcgatggaaaggttgatttggactcgggcgttgccgatgaggttggaggtgttattgtcgatgccgatgaagggaggcttgaggactactgccgatgaaacatggagtatgccgatgaagggaggcttgaagactactgccgatgaaacagggagtatgccgatgaaggaagacttgaagactactgccgatgaaatagggagtatgccgatgggaaggaggacggtgagatttccatcgtaattgaggcggacagggaaatagataggagttgatttccttttctatatttgttagggtatgattcatgtaagagtcacgtgtttccttagatatgggattggtgtcctagttgtggttggttgtgtctctttagatcagggtataaatatggagtaaggggcaatgtaatatatatatcaatcaatatcaaaaccaatttttactcctatttgcatctacttacttttcggcgacttcgtcaatttgcatatttttccttttttacgagttctcattgattcggcgagctgcatcgtttcagtacgatcttcggcgattctcgagttccgcgtgagcacctcttggccgtgacttccgggcgtatcgctgttgtcaggaccaaagtgttcgtatcttcatccttgtcgattagcaggtcaaatcgactggcacgctttggatatcgattcgggtattagccctttgtgtttgcagatccaatTTTGCATCAACAGAACCAAGCTGTTAAAAGATTGGGCTGGAGTTGCAAGAATAACACAAGCCATGTTTATTTTAgtttcttccccccccccccccccccctttttcaTCTGTTTTCATTAATCTATTTTAACTGGAAAATACGCCTGCCCTAGTGTAACAAAGAGGGACAAACAGTGTACCCcagattctttttttttcctcaaaaacgcaggagagctgcgcttcattatattaagaagaaatagGGGGTAAAGAACCCATAGAACAACACACACCCACACACCCTTATCTTTAACTCATAAGATACATTTGCGCTGGTAAAGAAAGAAAAAGCGACCCTGCACCTACAACAAATCAACTAACAACTTGGGCAGGGGCAGTCAAGTGAGATAGCCCACGAGCCCCTACCAATGTCCACCGTCGACGCTCATCACCAACCAACTTCAAGGTTTCAGCTATGTTAGGAATTGCTCCATCAAAGACGCAGCTATTGCGATGATTCCAAATTATCCATGCTCCCAGAAATATCAGCGAGTTCAAACCTTTTTGCGTTAAACCAGAAGTTGCTGCACTTGCTTTTTCCCACCAATCATCGAATGAATTGTCAGATGGCTGTGGAGCTAGAGAGTGGAGACCGACCTGCCTCAAGATATAGTACCAAAATTGCCTTGAAAAAACACATTCGATTAGGAGATGATCATAGTTTTTAAGGCGGTGAGGCGTCCAGGCGAGTGCttggtacgcctggacgcctaggcgacgccttggGGGCAAGGCGCCATTGTTTCCACGGCGAGGTGGgcacgcctggacgcctaggcgtcgcctaggcgacgccttaagAACTATGGAGATGATCAATGCTTAAAGGACTCATGCAAATTTAGAAAAGGAAGGAAAATCTACAATTGAACTCCAAACTAAGTGCAAGATTACAATTGTCCCAAATATGAGATAAATatctttatgatttcgtccattATACTTAAAGGACCTTTTCCATCAGGTTTAATGCTGTTATGCATATGCATGTGacctatgttttttttttgcattatTGTTCTAGGCATTTCAATTAAAGCATCTAACTAGTTTCTTTCTTAAACAAATTATCAATTAAAAACAATGCTAACTTTTGTTCATTCACTCTTTTGTTCAGTGATATATTGGTGACCAAATATTCACTTACATATGGATATTATTTTTAATTAATGCATAACTTTTGCAAATGAGTGCACTGCTATCAAAATAAATTCAAGACTGTTGCCATATTAGTGCTAATTACAAGGCCAGTTGCACAGTATACATGTAAAACTCTATCTGTCACAGGTTAATCCAGTGAAAGGGCTTGGTGTTACACTTGCAGGATCAGGATTCAATGGTGGCATGCCTAGTACCCTGTCTCCTACAGTTTTGAATGTGGACTGGAGATGTTAGTTTCTTCCTTGTGTACCCATTGTGATGCTTTATGCAACTTCAATAAAATGAACTCTGTTTTCTATGTTTTGTAGGTGAAATTGCCCGAGCCAGTCCTTATGAGGTCAATATTTTTATCCCAGTGGAGGGCTATGATCCAATTGAATTTACACTAACGAAAAAATGTGGTTAGTCCTAGCCATAGAATCATCAACTGTGCCTATAGACTTTTGTTCATTGGAGATTCTGCATTAGCTTCGTTAGATCTTTATTCAGGAAAACACAGAAGATTGGTCTTATACAATGTTCAGTTGAGATAATTTCGCACTTAAATTAGGTTAGACACTGCAACTATAGAAATTCTAAAGGTGTATGATTATTTGGACTTCATAGTACCATTCAATTCATTTATTTGCATGGAGTGAAAAAGTATTTTGGTGTTAGACTCAAGAGTTTGAGATGCCACACAGCAAATTGTTAAAACCGTTTGTCATCAAATGTTCCCTTATCTTTATTGATTTACATTTACTTATAGTGATAGTCACAGGAAATGGGGATCAAAGGTAGCATTCCACGACCACGCAGGGATATTTTTGTCCCTGCCTTGTAAAAGCCTCGCGAAAGTACCATACCCCGTTCCTGACACCATTTATCCTGGAACTTTGTGACTAAGAGTGAGATTATATCACAGCATGACATACTCTGATAGAGATGGTAATTGTGTTTTCTCGAACACACAGGTGAATTGTGTATCTTTGTATTAAAGAAGAGGAAATGGTAGAAACCCTGTTTCACACCCACACCCTGTAGTTCTCAAAGTACATTTGTGCCTGTGACAAAAATAAACTCAACCACAACAAGACCTAATCACTAAGTGCTGGAACACTCAAGTGGGAGAGACCCTGCACACCAGCCATGCCCTAAAGCTTGCTTCTTTGGCAAGCAGCAAGTCACCCACCATACTTGTGGCAGTGCCATCAAACACGCAGCATTCCGATGCTTCCAAAGAGTCCAAGCCCCCAGAATGATAAGAGAGCTGAGACCTTTTGCAACAGGCTGTTTTTTTTGCCTCACTAGCACTGCCCACCAGTCATCAAAGAACAAAATTCAGAGATGGCAATTATTATTTATCATAGAAGACAAATAGCTTCTGCAaatcatgtgatataagcaaagTGCATCATGGTTGTGAATAGTCTTGCAATTTTCACTATTTTCATTCTTGAATACATGAGTATGCATATGTCATTGTGCATTCTTTTCCTCATTTTGTATACCAGTATCTAGATGTAGCCTAGTTATATGAATTTGTTTGTATATCTCTCTCCCTGTAGGTTACAGACAAGAAAAAGAGAGTGATCCCATGAAAGGCTGGGCAATATTTGGAATTGTTTCTTGCGTGTATGTGTTTCTTTAACTTAAAAAGTTACCTTCTCAGTGATGGAAAAATCTATTACGGATTTTAACATCTTTTTTTCCTTCTAAAGTTAGTATTTCCCTGATTGGCAATTGTTTTTTGCACATATGAATATTTTTCATGGTAATTGTAGTTTCTTTCATGAGTTGTTGTTACTGCTTACTGAAGTTCACTTTTCCCTGGTAGTACTTCCAGTACTATCCCTGGTAGCACAACTATTACTACCATTCTTTTTTGTGGCTCTTGCTGCAATTTTGTTTCCATATTAGTGTTTACTATTCTGACTGCTGTTCTGTCTATGTGTAGGTTCATTGTCTTGTCAAGCCTACTTTGTTGTGGAGGGTTCATCTACAAAACTCGCGTGGAGCATTTggtattttttaatttattatttgAACAACAGATCAATACTATTCAGAGTTGGCTTGAAAGCATTTGATATTTTCCCCCTCCACTTCAGTACGGTTTAGATGCGCTGCCTGGTTTTGCCGTCTTGTCTGCCTTTTTGGATGCTGTGAGTGTTCACTTTGTCTTTACTGTTTTGTTGGCTCATCAAATTTTTTATGATCATGCTAGTCGATACATGGTACTATTTACTCACTTATTTGTCTTAATAATTCATCAGTTTGGTAGACCAAGAGGCTACTTGCCCGCAGATAATCCTAGTGAAAACCATGCAAGCCATGCATCTTGGGAGCACGCGGCTGGTACCACACAAGTAGCACAAAGGACAAATGGTAGGGCATATGGGCCAATGTGAACTAATGGGTATATTCTGAGGACCATTTCTTGTAGGTTTGCATTCTATTCTCAATTAATCTAGGCTCTTTTTTATCAGACATAATATATGGATACAACCTAGCATCAGCCTATCCAAGATTTTTTTCCCTCTGCTACTAGCAAGTGAGCTTATGGAGCGTTGCTAATTATGTCAACTCTTCTAAATTAGGCCAGTTCGTCCAACTACGTCTGCTTTCTCTGCCATATGTGCAATTGCAAGTGCTCTCTGTGCCATACGTACTATGGCACTATTAGTGTTGCTTTTGTGCACAAGTTCTTTACATGTTTAAAAATGAAAAGCACATACACCATCCTTGGTATCACGCTTAATGTCTTATTATCTTGCAGTAGAGTAGGGTACAGCTACTCAAAAATTTTAATTGAACCCGTAGCGTGTCATCAACCTCAGAAAAATTAAAAGTATAAAAAACTAGATATCCATAATCATGAACTACTCCCTCCAGTTGTTTAAATGATGTTTTAACTCTTAGATAAAGGTCCATGAAAGAGTGGCCTTTGCAGCAACCTTGACCTGTTTTCTTAATAATACCCTTCTTGCATGTGTGCATCCAGTGGTAGTATGAAGTATCTGCATCCTTTGTAATGCTACAAGAAAAATGAGTAGAGTAAAATAGGGATTGCATCATCAATGCGCTCAACTCATATTGACCCTATTTGTTTCCGTTTATAATTGATTCACTTATAATCGCCATAACGCGGGGATTTTTTCCATTCTCGATTCTCAATTGTGCTAGTTCAAAGTTCCGAGTAAAAAAATCATAAATAATCGAGGCATTTGGTGggattctgttttttttttcactatAAGCGGAAACGAACAGGGCATTATTCCTTGGTTGTTGAGTCCAGCCCCAAAATGTCACTTAAAATTTACTGGAGTAGAAGGTAAGGACATGATTATGCAATGACTTAATAAACAGACTATTTTAGAGCAAAAGAAGATGAGATACATTTCATTGAAAGTTTACAGTTGGCAAATTGGGGGGTGGCGAGAAACTGAAATCACAGTTACATCCTATGCCATCACACATTAGCATGTTGACATTTAAACTGACATTCTTTAAATCAAATTTTTCGTCATAAGCAGAGGAACCTGATTCGAACTGAAGCCTTTTGACGACTAGATCTCCTGATTAACCCTATGGCAGTTCTTGCGGATTTCTCCATTGTAACCCATGAGGGGATTTATGTTCCCCATTTTGATTATTGAATTCACATAATGTTCAAAGAATAGTGGCTTGTTTTCTGCATAACTTTTAACTAGACCTGCTATTTCGGGGTCTTTTCCTGTCCACAAAACTTCATCTGAATTAAGGAGCCCTTTTCCCTCCAATATCAGCTTATAATAGCTATTGTCAAATTGCGAAGGGCTGACAAAATCTAGTGACCTTATGTTGTCATCACCACCAGTGCGTGGGCACGCCAATGCCAATGTGTGATAGAAACTTTTTTCTAGCGTGTTTTCTGGTCTGTTATCTCTGTGCTGATTGTAGAGCCGTTGTTTGAAACTCACACATCTGGCCTTTCCAATGGTGTGGCTTCCTGTCAGTGTAAAATAAACTCTTTAGGAAGATAAGAGAATATGCAGACCCAATAGCAACATTTACTATTTATTTTCCATTGTTGTCTAACAGATATTCTTGCTGATGATAGTGATGCATTTCTACTATGTCCTATACAATGTTTTTCTTGCTATACTTTCAGCCCTAAGCTTATAACAAGGAAAATCGTAGACATTATGTACAACTGAACCAATTCCATTAACTATTTTATATCAATGGTTTATTTTTGAGCATTGAATATATCAGTAGAGGCGTTGGttgttggtgtgtgtgtgtgcatgtgCCTCTTTGTTGTGTGGCACTTTGTATAACTTTTTTCtatcttcttaatacaatgacaCTCGGTTTTCCTACGTGTTTGTGAAAAAAAAATTGAGCGTTAAGATGTGCCAGTACTATACCTGATAGTGCAACAAGGTCCACCTTGTCCAGTCCTTGcctttggaagaacttgataAGACGGTGTAGTGTTGCATTTGGTGGAGGAAGGTTCTTGTTTGCTAGCTTCATGTTTGCTGTCTTTGAGTCCCTCCTTCCTAATGGAAGTTCCCAATATGGTCCACCACTCTGTCAGGTGATAACAttatattgattaaatatatcAAGTGGACCTAAATTAATTTTTTAGGGAAAATCTTAATTATTTTTTGCTTGAGGCTACCAGCTTTTAGtctttttattaaagaaaataaaagaattattTTTTTGTGAGAAATCCCGGATATTTTCTCGTCCTGTAACTAGTGCAGGTTTTTGTCACTTGAATGTAGAGAAATTTACCAGTACTGTTGAACCTCTGGCTGCTAGGGCGATAGTGTCAGCACAAGACACTGTATTCGGACATGCTTCCTCAAGTGCAGCTTTGATCTCGTCTATAACCTCAAATCCCCTAATAGAATTCTTATTGGGAATAGCATTTTTCTCACTTACAACTTCCTCAGTGTCATCCAAAAGAACTGATGCATCACATCCCTGCAATTTCATCACAGAACCACATAAACCACGAGACAATCACGATTGGGATTATTGACTAGAGAACATGAAATCGTGGTTCTAGCACTCAACAATGTTCAACTTCTAACACATGGGCGAACCATGCGTGGTGACTGACTGACTGGTGACTTCTGTTTATTCTGGATGAAAAGAAATGAACTTGAACTGTGCTAACCTGAACAAAGCAGTCATGAAACAAGAGCCTGAGAAGGGAAGCAGCTATCCGGGGTTCCTTTGCGATAGCCTTCTTTAGTATGGGCACCACAATCTCATCAGCTTGTGGGCATGTGAACTTGTAGTAATCTGTAGAAAGACCTGAGATTGGGCTATTTCCAATTGGATGGGCTCCCTCATGGTGACCAGGAGGGAAGGCAAGGGAGCCAGATAAGTAGAAGGAAGCTATGAAAATTGCACCAAGAACTATATTGATTGAAGCCATGAGTTCTTGAATGCTGTTGTGCTTTAGTTTCGTGATTTCTGTTTCCTATTTATAGATGCTCATGTGATTCCACTGCATCACTCCATCCACTCCACTTGTGGAAAGCATCATCTGTTTGCATCAGGTGTACCTGATTTAGAGGTTGCTTTTGTGTATTTTTTGTTACTTATCTGTTGCCACTCTCATGTCCTATTATTGCCATGTGTGACCTGCCTAAACCCTTGACTTCTCTATTACTAGTTCCACTTCCACATGAGATCATTAAGTTTCTTTTGTAAGGGTTATGTCTGCCTTCCCATAGGAAGCTCCCTGCTGTTTTGTTTAGAGAGATCTTCAGCTTAGCTTTTGTGCTAAGTACATGCTGGAAACATAAACTATTGGCCTCTGTTCAACATACTTCTCTAATTAAATCCTGGTAATGTACAACATAAAGTGGTAGTAGTAGCTCCACCCACTCCAAatacatccttgtataattcagTAATAGGACGGACAGAGTTGTGCAGGAAGTATGAAGTAACATGGGTACAACTAAATTGAGTTGTGCATTTAGGTAACTCTTGGGATCGATCTTTTGGTGGTTCATTTTTTTGTGTGAAACATTTCATTAGATTCGGCATAATTGGAAACCTTTTGTTTCTTACAGCATTGGATTCCAGTAAAGTTGAACTTGTAATACGCTTGGGCTCTTGGTTGTTTGGCTACTTGCACATCGATTTTTCTTTGACTTAATGTGGTGCCTCTTGAGTTATAGATGTACAAGTAACCACATATAcacagcctattctcctttgcaAAAATAATATGCACAGCCTATTATGATCCTGTTTGTTTTGTTCAGTAAAGCAGATGCTTGGTGGTTCAGAATTCTGAGAAGCCAGCTTACGTTGTGGTTGGGTGCATAGACGAGGCGTACGTGCTTCGGTGCATAGACGACGCTTGGGAATCCAACTGCCACGAAGTCAGGTTTTCTGCAGTCAACTAGGATATGTTCTAAATCGTGTGTATATTTTTGTACCAGCATGCATTGACCTCCTACCACTACCACCAGCTGTTAG
Coding sequences within:
- the LOC136449761 gene encoding peroxidase 9-like produces the protein MASINIVLGAIFIASFYLSGSLAFPPGHHEGAHPIGNSPISGLSTDYYKFTCPQADEIVVPILKKAIAKEPRIAASLLRLLFHDCFVQGCDASVLLDDTEEVVSEKNAIPNKNSIRGFEVIDEIKAALEEACPNTVSCADTIALAARGSTVLSGGPYWELPLGRRDSKTANMKLANKNLPPPNATLHRLIKFFQRQGLDKVDLVALSGSHTIGKARCVSFKQRLYNQHRDNRPENTLEKSFYHTLALACPRTGGDDNIRSLDFVSPSQFDNSYYKLILEGKGLLNSDEVLWTGKDPEIAGLVKSYAENKPLFFEHYVNSIIKMGNINPLMGYNGEIRKNCHRVNQEI